In a genomic window of Salegentibacter salegens:
- a CDS encoding translocation/assembly module TamB domain-containing protein, producing the protein MEKEKKKKKKRYRILKILAKFFAGLFIFIILLLLFIRSPWGQDIIKEQVVKNISGKTNTEISLDKLFITFAGNIQLDGLYLEDKKGDTLVYSKSLEADIPIWPIIQGNAVSIDNLDWEGLKANITRKDSIEGFNYEFLMEAFAADSTQQTTQTTTQQDTTATQEINIGDLNFKDFDITFRDDVMGIDTQVNFEELILELEKTDLEKMDFRAKNASITNAQINYTQNKPFPEPENEEPAPMPYLMVDNFNLENVQANYNSVPDGINANLDITEFLAEVPVMDLKSQEIKVNRLALNNSDIKLEMKTLEKPQDTISTDTSAFTWPEWKVDVNEINFSENKLSYLVDSAKPKQGKFNPEALVLDSLNFNANNLFLRDQKSGVEVVALNFNEASGLNLKKLNFNLNLQETQLNLSDLALALNENQLEGEATLKYNSIQELIDNSESAELALNLPTILVDIKDAFRFQPNLRSNPYMKELSTNKVSGNLQASGKLSAIAIARANFNWKNTSFSANGNIYNATDPDNIRFNIPRFNAKSRKSDLKGFVSDKDLGINIPKNIQLSGNFEGGLEDLSTKALLQTSEGDIRLKGNFSNQEEIVFEGIMTSEELELGNILQNQSLGALNIKIETSGKGSTINTLDATLDATIISFAYNNYEIKDLNISGDIEDGNGNITSSYQDDNLELALNSQVELDSVKPRANLNLDLKGARLQELGLASRDIRLAFKLAAQYEGNAEEYETYADIKDAVVVYDNDTYLPGDLSAHAFVRTDSTSLQISNKILELDLKSNADPVDLSTALNRHYESYFTEVDPLDTVHTPVNLKLRGTIMDDPVLSEVFLSNLEELDTIHIEADFNEKERKLDALVSLPYINYYSSEIDSLEFSLNSDPENFEFNLGFNAINSGPIAIQKTDFYGSLTEDKLLLDFTSMQGEESLIHMASEITKPGDSLKFHINPEDLILNKKEWNIAANNEMIVFDQEITANNFRLSRNNQEMLLSSELSYSDKNHIGLEFNNFNLSALLNYLNPEEELATGQLNGHLIFEDPLQKIGILAGMEINQLNVMQVELGKLTLNSTPKADFLYDVGLAIKGENVDLDMSGDFQALDSTTALDMEMQINKISMKTVEGFSMGAINNGEGSFSGNLSLGGTTTEPEYNGQLQFDEAQFRVALLNALFKFPSETLKFDNAGIYFNEFKVEDKDANSFVINGEILTENLLNPSFDLDFRARNFQVLNSTKEDNEMFYGTATFDADATLTGDLNIPNLDMDITVGSNTDFTYVMVEEELAMQERDGVVIFTNREDPDDILTGNEEEESATLTGYNINARININEDAAFSIIIDEQTGDNFRVKGEGELNFNISPNGRMTLAGRYTMSDGHYEMSLYNLVKRRFDIAEGSRITWAGDPFDATLDVSAIYRVEASPSSLMATTQGAADDPSFRRELPFLVYLNVDGELMQPKLSFGLQMPEEERGSGGGRVYGRLQQLNSQEAELNKQVFSLLVLNRFYPTSGSAGDGGGNLSIARDNLNQALSDQLNVFSDKLLGDTGVELNFGVDSYTDYQGNTATERTQVDIEAQKRLLDDRLIVSVGSEVDVQGSNRPGEEASPLIGNVSIEYLLTETGRFRLKGFRRNEFENVIDGQLIVSGIAFIFTREFNEFQELWDNFFLKEDEEEQAENKEEKN; encoded by the coding sequence TTGGAAAAAGAAAAAAAGAAGAAGAAAAAAAGATACCGCATATTAAAGATCCTCGCAAAATTCTTTGCGGGGCTCTTTATTTTTATAATACTTTTGCTCCTTTTTATTAGAAGTCCCTGGGGCCAGGACATTATAAAAGAACAGGTAGTAAAGAATATTTCGGGTAAAACCAATACCGAAATTTCTCTGGATAAACTCTTTATAACCTTTGCCGGAAATATCCAGCTCGATGGTCTTTACCTTGAGGATAAAAAAGGAGATACCCTGGTGTATTCAAAATCCCTGGAAGCCGATATTCCTATTTGGCCCATTATTCAGGGAAATGCTGTAAGTATAGACAATTTAGATTGGGAAGGTTTAAAAGCTAATATTACCAGAAAAGATTCTATTGAAGGCTTTAATTACGAATTTTTAATGGAAGCTTTCGCAGCCGATTCTACCCAACAAACTACTCAAACCACTACACAGCAAGATACTACTGCTACACAGGAAATTAATATTGGAGATTTAAACTTTAAAGATTTTGACATCACTTTTAGAGATGATGTAATGGGAATTGACACCCAGGTGAACTTCGAAGAGCTTATACTGGAACTGGAAAAAACCGATCTTGAAAAAATGGATTTCCGCGCCAAAAATGCCAGCATAACCAATGCGCAAATAAATTATACTCAAAATAAGCCATTTCCCGAACCCGAAAATGAAGAACCGGCACCTATGCCATATTTGATGGTAGATAATTTTAACCTGGAAAATGTGCAGGCTAATTATAATTCTGTTCCTGATGGAATTAATGCGAATCTGGATATCACAGAATTTCTAGCTGAAGTTCCGGTAATGGATCTTAAAAGTCAGGAGATTAAAGTGAACAGGCTGGCACTTAATAATTCTGATATTAAATTGGAAATGAAAACTTTAGAAAAGCCCCAGGATACTATTAGCACTGATACTTCAGCGTTTACCTGGCCCGAATGGAAGGTAGATGTAAATGAAATTAATTTTTCTGAAAATAAACTAAGTTATTTAGTAGATAGCGCTAAGCCTAAACAGGGGAAATTTAATCCTGAAGCTCTGGTGCTTGATTCTCTTAATTTTAATGCGAATAATTTATTTTTAAGAGACCAAAAATCTGGGGTAGAAGTTGTTGCATTAAACTTTAATGAAGCCTCAGGCCTTAATTTAAAAAAGCTTAATTTCAACTTAAATCTTCAAGAAACGCAATTAAACCTTTCAGACCTGGCATTGGCCTTAAATGAAAACCAATTAGAAGGTGAAGCTACTTTAAAATATAATTCTATCCAGGAATTAATTGATAATTCTGAATCGGCAGAGCTTGCGTTAAATTTACCTACCATTTTAGTAGATATAAAAGACGCTTTTAGATTTCAGCCAAATTTAAGGTCTAATCCTTATATGAAGGAATTAAGTACAAATAAAGTATCAGGAAATCTTCAGGCTTCAGGAAAACTTTCAGCAATAGCTATTGCCAGGGCTAATTTTAATTGGAAAAACACTTCATTTTCTGCTAACGGAAATATTTATAACGCCACAGATCCCGATAATATTCGTTTCAATATTCCGCGTTTCAATGCAAAATCCAGGAAATCTGATCTTAAAGGTTTTGTAAGTGATAAAGATTTGGGTATCAATATTCCTAAAAATATTCAGCTTAGTGGGAATTTTGAAGGCGGCCTGGAAGATCTTTCTACCAAAGCACTTTTACAAACTTCCGAAGGTGATATTCGCTTAAAAGGGAACTTCTCAAACCAGGAAGAAATAGTTTTTGAAGGAATAATGACTTCAGAAGAACTTGAGCTGGGAAATATTCTGCAAAATCAAAGCCTGGGTGCTTTAAATATTAAAATTGAAACTTCTGGAAAGGGAAGTACAATAAACACGCTTGATGCCACCCTGGACGCGACCATAATTTCATTTGCTTATAACAATTACGAGATAAAAGATCTAAATATCTCGGGTGATATTGAGGACGGAAACGGGAATATCACTTCAAGTTATCAAGACGATAACTTAGAATTAGCGCTAAATTCACAGGTAGAGCTAGATTCGGTGAAACCTAGAGCGAATCTTAATTTAGATTTAAAAGGAGCCAGGTTACAGGAACTGGGACTGGCATCCCGGGATATTCGATTGGCCTTTAAACTGGCCGCGCAGTATGAGGGAAATGCAGAAGAATATGAAACCTACGCCGATATTAAAGATGCGGTTGTAGTGTATGATAATGATACCTATCTCCCCGGCGACTTAAGCGCTCACGCTTTTGTACGCACCGATTCTACTTCGTTACAGATTAGCAATAAAATTTTAGAACTGGATTTAAAATCTAATGCCGATCCCGTAGATTTATCTACCGCACTAAATCGACATTACGAATCTTATTTTACCGAAGTAGATCCTTTAGATACCGTGCACACGCCAGTGAATTTAAAACTGCGTGGTACTATCATGGATGATCCTGTTTTAAGCGAAGTTTTCTTATCTAATTTAGAAGAATTAGATACTATTCATATTGAAGCCGATTTTAATGAAAAAGAGCGAAAACTGGATGCCCTGGTAAGTTTGCCTTATATAAATTATTATAGCAGTGAGATTGACAGCCTGGAATTCAGTTTAAATTCAGATCCTGAGAATTTTGAATTTAACCTTGGGTTCAATGCCATTAATTCGGGACCGATCGCTATTCAGAAAACCGATTTTTACGGAAGCCTTACAGAAGATAAACTTTTACTTGATTTCACTTCTATGCAGGGTGAAGAAAGTTTAATTCATATGGCTTCAGAAATCACAAAACCGGGAGACAGCCTTAAATTTCATATTAATCCGGAAGATTTAATATTGAATAAAAAGGAATGGAATATTGCTGCAAACAATGAAATGATTGTGTTCGATCAGGAAATTACTGCGAATAATTTCAGATTAAGCCGAAATAACCAGGAAATGCTGTTAAGCAGTGAACTATCCTATTCAGACAAAAATCATATTGGTTTAGAGTTTAATAACTTCAATTTAAGCGCATTACTTAATTATTTAAATCCTGAAGAAGAATTAGCCACCGGGCAATTAAACGGTCATTTAATTTTTGAAGACCCTTTGCAAAAAATCGGAATTCTTGCAGGAATGGAGATCAACCAATTAAATGTAATGCAGGTTGAACTTGGTAAACTAACTTTAAATTCTACGCCTAAAGCCGATTTTTTATATGATGTTGGCCTGGCGATAAAAGGTGAGAATGTAGATCTTGATATGAGTGGCGATTTCCAGGCGCTGGATTCTACTACCGCGTTAGATATGGAAATGCAGATTAATAAAATTAGCATGAAAACAGTGGAAGGTTTTTCAATGGGGGCCATTAATAATGGTGAAGGAAGCTTTTCTGGAAATTTAAGCCTTGGAGGAACTACTACAGAACCGGAATATAACGGGCAGCTTCAGTTTGATGAAGCGCAATTTCGTGTAGCTTTACTTAATGCGCTATTTAAATTTCCGTCAGAAACCTTGAAATTTGATAATGCGGGAATCTATTTTAATGAATTTAAAGTTGAAGATAAGGATGCAAACTCGTTTGTAATAAACGGCGAAATATTAACCGAAAATCTATTGAACCCAAGCTTTGATTTAGATTTTAGAGCCAGGAATTTCCAGGTGCTTAACTCTACAAAAGAAGATAATGAAATGTTTTATGGTACCGCCACGTTTGATGCCGACGCCACTTTAACCGGCGATCTTAATATTCCTAATTTAGATATGGATATTACTGTAGGTTCTAATACCGATTTCACGTACGTAATGGTGGAAGAAGAATTGGCGATGCAGGAACGAGACGGAGTAGTGATTTTTACAAACCGTGAAGATCCTGATGATATCCTTACCGGTAACGAGGAAGAAGAATCGGCTACGCTTACTGGTTATAATATTAACGCCAGGATTAATATTAATGAAGATGCTGCATTCAGTATAATTATAGATGAACAAACCGGTGATAATTTTAGAGTAAAAGGAGAGGGAGAATTAAATTTTAATATTTCACCTAACGGAAGAATGACGCTGGCGGGCCGCTACACAATGAGTGACGGTCATTATGAAATGAGCTTATATAATTTGGTGAAACGTAGATTTGATATCGCTGAAGGTAGCCGAATTACCTGGGCAGGAGATCCTTTTGATGCTACGTTAGATGTGAGTGCCATTTATAGGGTAGAAGCATCACCTTCGTCTCTTATGGCTACAACCCAAGGCGCTGCAGATGATCCGTCGTTTAGAAGAGAATTACCATTTTTGGTTTATCTTAATGTAGATGGAGAATTAATGCAGCCTAAATTATCTTTTGGACTGCAAATGCCAGAAGAAGAACGGGGCTCAGGTGGAGGCCGGGTTTATGGTCGTTTACAACAATTGAACAGTCAGGAAGCAGAGTTAAATAAACAGGTTTTTTCCTTATTGGTACTTAACCGTTTTTACCCAACTTCAGGAAGTGCTGGAGACGGTGGCGGAAATCTTTCTATTGCTCGCGATAATTTAAATCAGGCGCTTTCAGATCAATTAAATGTGTTCTCAGATAAATTACTGGGAGATACCGGCGTTGAACTAAATTTTGGAGTAGACAGTTATACCGATTACCAGGGAAATACGGCTACCGAACGTACACAGGTAGATATTGAAGCACAAAAACGTTTACTGGACGATCGTTTAATTGTAAGTGTAGGGAGCGAAGTAGATGTGCAGGGAAGTAATCGTCCCGGGGAAGAAGCGAGTCCGTTGATTGGAAATGTAAGCATAGAGTATTTACTTACCGAAACCGGGAGATTTAGGTTAAAAGGTTTTAGAAGAAATGAGTTTGAAAATGTTATAGACGGCCAGCTTATTGTTAGCGGGATAGCCTTTATTTTTACTCGGGAATTCAATGAATTTCAGGAGTTATGGGATAATTTCTTTTTGAAAGAAGACGAAGAAGAGCAGGCCGAGAATAAGGAAGAAAAAAATTAA
- a CDS encoding Crp/Fnr family transcriptional regulator — MHKEILKHVTSKIELSDEEQREFVGVLSEKRISKKEFLIEAGQPVDCEYYVVKGCLKAFYLDEEGNKHIIQFAVEDWWISDFEAFFGNYPAQLYVEAIEDSVLLGIHRDTLETLYKRIPKFERFFRIKTTNAFVALRSRILSSLQKNNKERYLEFCKTYPEIEKRVPNYHIANYLGIKPESLSRLRKELF; from the coding sequence ATGCATAAAGAAATTTTAAAACACGTTACTTCAAAAATCGAACTCTCCGACGAAGAACAACGGGAATTTGTAGGTGTTCTATCAGAAAAGCGTATTTCAAAGAAAGAATTTTTAATTGAAGCCGGGCAGCCGGTAGATTGTGAATATTATGTAGTTAAGGGATGTTTAAAAGCCTTTTATTTAGATGAAGAAGGCAATAAACATATTATTCAGTTTGCAGTAGAAGATTGGTGGATAAGCGATTTTGAAGCATTCTTCGGAAATTATCCCGCCCAGTTATATGTTGAAGCCATAGAAGATTCGGTTCTTCTTGGAATTCATCGTGATACTCTCGAAACTTTATATAAGCGAATTCCTAAATTTGAACGTTTTTTCAGAATAAAAACTACGAATGCTTTTGTAGCCTTAAGGAGTAGAATTCTTTCTTCACTTCAAAAAAATAACAAAGAACGTTACCTTGAATTTTGTAAAACCTATCCCGAAATTGAAAAACGCGTGCCCAATTACCATATTGCAAATTACCTGGGTATAAAGCCCGAAAGCCTTAGTCGCCTAAGAAAGGAGCTTTTCTAG
- a CDS encoding amidohydrolase family protein: protein MNKENRRDFLKKTGLVGIGSFINPFSVFSENQRKFNKFQQNSYLIKNATILSMDDEIGDLASADILIKDGKIAKLGNQIEIPPGTETINAEGGILIPGLIDCHWHLWTSLLRSMAGDSAEEGYFKMTARFSRLYTPEDMELAANYAIAEAIYSGITCISDYNHNARSPEFVKASFDAMTNMGIRGHVSYGTYRDMPGSTPTDFKGINELKQLINLNSKYKDISLGLGSRSANYQNIEKDWERARELGLQITIHASSNESQKDQIASLFRKNLLAEDVNIIHGNAITPDEVKMVENTGASLTMTPYSEMRIGYGLPKINELYESKINCCVGIDTTALTGNAHLLDSLKLLQNLANANAKNEFYLHPKEVLKMATINGAKNLGIDKETGSITPGKSADLVLLKKSDINFSTGNKPYHLAIEAALPENMKLVMAKGKILKYDEQLTSIDTNNLIEQAKNRFAEMEKEIK from the coding sequence ATGAATAAGGAGAATCGTCGGGATTTTTTAAAGAAAACCGGCTTGGTAGGTATCGGCAGCTTTATCAATCCATTTTCAGTTTTTTCTGAAAATCAACGAAAATTCAATAAATTTCAGCAAAATTCCTATTTAATTAAGAACGCCACCATTTTAAGTATGGACGATGAAATTGGCGATTTGGCTTCCGCCGATATTCTTATTAAAGACGGTAAAATAGCAAAACTTGGGAATCAAATTGAAATTCCTCCAGGCACTGAAACAATTAATGCCGAAGGTGGCATTTTAATTCCGGGGCTTATTGATTGTCATTGGCATTTATGGACCTCCTTATTACGTAGTATGGCCGGGGATTCTGCTGAAGAAGGCTATTTTAAAATGACAGCCCGATTTTCCAGGCTGTATACTCCAGAAGATATGGAGCTGGCGGCAAACTATGCTATTGCCGAAGCTATTTATTCCGGAATTACCTGTATAAGCGATTATAATCATAATGCCAGAAGCCCAGAATTTGTAAAAGCCAGTTTTGATGCCATGACGAATATGGGCATTCGGGGTCACGTTAGTTATGGAACTTATCGTGATATGCCTGGTAGCACTCCTACCGATTTTAAAGGAATTAATGAATTAAAACAACTAATTAATTTAAATTCAAAATATAAAGACATCAGTTTAGGACTGGGTTCACGTTCTGCGAATTACCAAAATATCGAAAAAGACTGGGAACGAGCCCGGGAGTTGGGCTTACAAATTACCATTCACGCCAGTTCTAATGAGAGTCAAAAAGATCAAATAGCATCGCTATTCAGAAAAAATCTTTTAGCTGAAGATGTCAATATTATTCACGGCAACGCAATTACTCCAGATGAAGTTAAAATGGTAGAAAATACCGGGGCGAGTCTTACCATGACGCCGTATTCTGAAATGCGCATTGGCTATGGCCTACCAAAAATTAATGAATTATATGAATCTAAAATTAATTGCTGTGTAGGCATAGATACTACCGCTTTAACCGGAAACGCTCACTTACTGGATTCTTTGAAATTACTACAAAACCTCGCAAATGCTAATGCTAAAAATGAATTTTACTTGCATCCAAAGGAAGTTTTAAAAATGGCAACAATAAATGGAGCTAAAAATTTGGGTATAGATAAGGAAACCGGTTCAATCACACCGGGAAAAAGTGCCGACCTGGTTTTACTAAAAAAATCTGATATTAATTTTTCTACCGGTAATAAACCTTATCACCTTGCAATTGAAGCCGCACTGCCCGAAAATATGAAACTGGTTATGGCAAAAGGAAAAATTTTAAAGTACGATGAGCAGCTCACCAGCATAGATACCAACAACTTAATAGAGCAGGCTAAAAATCGTTTTGCAGAAATGGAAAAAGAAATTAAATAA
- the tamL gene encoding translocation and assembly module lipoprotein TamL — MKIYLKYIAYLCAVLFLLQACNVKKFVPEDELLYKGAKITMESDTSIKKRARLKAELESVLRPEPNSSFLGMQPGLYFHYKAQREKPGFINKFLNKQIGEEPVYASDVDPLRTEDLLKNRLENRGFFYSTVVSTVNRKEEKKEMKVDYTAKVPSPYLLEKYQLDSDSLQIYKEISNNLEASPIESGMRFDLATLKMERERIDADLKSKGYYNFNPGFLIFEADTNQYEHKNFDLFLRLKKDVPTESIIPYKLESVNIYPNYEVGTDSTTAKTRYAEKNFFQKELFFKPKHLDPYILLEEGQFYNPENSRNTARRLGEIGAYKFVNINYTEIDSLSTDSLGVLETNIYLSPLNKRSLRAEIQAVTKSNGFTGPSLALGYTNRNLFKGGEILNITGDFGYEVQTGGGTQAGLNSIQLGLQGDLIFPRLLFPINFDKNWFSYSIPKTKTSLGFDYLTRSKLFSLGSVSARFGYLWNANRFVTHEFYPISLNYVNLGNTTQEFQDILDDNPFLERSFNQEFIAGLTYSFLYNGLIDGNSRHQFFINSTVDIAGNLVDAISGRGDEDPQTFLNLEYAQYAKADIDLRYHLKTGSDSKIATRLFAGYGLPYGNSEVLPFTKQYFAGGPYSVRAFNTRSLGPGTYTPPNEEGAFFDQAGNIRLEANLEYRFPLFPYLYGAVFADAGNVWNTGENSTLVGGEFSKDFMNELGIGTGFGLRVDIQSFVIRVDLAAPLHDPSLQEGERWEFDYANPVLNFAIGYPF; from the coding sequence ATGAAAATTTACTTAAAATATATCGCATATCTATGCGCAGTGCTTTTTCTCCTGCAAGCTTGTAATGTGAAGAAATTTGTTCCTGAAGACGAATTGCTTTACAAGGGAGCCAAAATTACCATGGAGAGCGACACAAGTATTAAAAAGCGTGCCCGTTTAAAAGCAGAGCTGGAATCGGTTTTAAGGCCAGAACCCAATAGTTCTTTTCTAGGAATGCAACCGGGACTTTATTTTCATTATAAAGCTCAGCGCGAGAAGCCTGGTTTCATCAATAAATTTTTAAACAAGCAAATAGGGGAAGAGCCGGTTTACGCAAGTGATGTAGATCCTCTTAGAACTGAAGATTTGCTAAAAAACCGGTTAGAAAATAGAGGTTTTTTCTATAGTACTGTGGTTTCAACAGTAAACCGCAAAGAAGAAAAGAAAGAAATGAAAGTGGATTATACTGCTAAAGTTCCCAGTCCATATTTACTGGAAAAATATCAGTTAGATTCAGATTCACTTCAAATTTATAAGGAGATTAGTAACAATTTAGAAGCTTCGCCTATAGAAAGTGGAATGCGGTTCGATCTTGCTACCTTAAAAATGGAAAGAGAGAGAATTGATGCCGATTTAAAATCAAAAGGCTATTATAATTTCAATCCAGGATTTTTAATTTTTGAAGCAGATACCAATCAATATGAACATAAGAATTTTGACCTGTTTTTAAGGCTAAAGAAAGATGTTCCTACCGAAAGTATAATACCTTATAAATTAGAGAGCGTTAATATTTATCCCAATTATGAAGTGGGCACCGATAGCACTACGGCAAAAACCCGCTATGCCGAAAAGAACTTTTTTCAGAAAGAATTATTTTTTAAACCAAAACATTTAGATCCTTACATTTTGCTGGAAGAAGGTCAGTTCTATAATCCTGAAAATTCCCGAAATACAGCCAGGAGGTTGGGAGAGATTGGAGCTTACAAATTTGTAAATATAAATTATACCGAAATAGATAGTTTATCTACCGATAGCTTGGGTGTGCTGGAAACCAATATCTATCTTTCTCCATTAAATAAACGCTCCTTGCGGGCAGAAATCCAGGCAGTAACAAAATCTAACGGATTTACAGGCCCAAGTTTAGCTTTAGGCTATACGAACAGGAATCTTTTTAAGGGCGGAGAAATTCTAAATATTACCGGGGATTTTGGTTATGAAGTTCAAACCGGCGGAGGCACGCAGGCAGGATTAAACAGTATACAATTAGGTTTACAGGGAGATCTTATTTTCCCCAGGTTATTATTTCCTATAAATTTTGATAAAAACTGGTTTTCGTATTCGATTCCTAAAACCAAGACAAGTTTGGGCTTTGATTATCTTACCCGAAGTAAGCTTTTTAGCCTGGGGTCTGTTTCTGCGAGGTTTGGTTATCTCTGGAATGCGAATCGTTTTGTAACCCACGAGTTCTATCCTATATCTTTAAATTATGTAAACCTGGGTAATACCACTCAGGAATTTCAGGATATATTAGACGATAACCCATTTTTAGAACGAAGTTTTAACCAGGAATTTATTGCCGGTCTAACTTATTCTTTTCTCTATAACGGTCTTATAGACGGGAATAGCAGACATCAATTCTTTATAAATTCAACCGTGGATATTGCCGGGAATTTAGTAGATGCCATAAGCGGGCGGGGAGACGAAGATCCGCAAACATTTTTAAACCTGGAATACGCCCAGTACGCCAAGGCCGATATAGATTTGCGATATCATTTAAAAACAGGATCAGATTCTAAAATAGCGACCAGACTGTTTGCCGGTTATGGGTTGCCTTATGGAAATTCTGAGGTTTTACCCTTTACAAAACAATATTTTGCCGGTGGCCCTTATAGCGTAAGAGCTTTTAATACGCGATCTTTAGGTCCCGGTACCTATACTCCGCCAAACGAAGAAGGTGCATTTTTTGACCAGGCCGGGAATATAAGGCTGGAAGCAAATCTAGAATATCGTTTTCCGCTTTTTCCATATTTATACGGAGCCGTTTTTGCCGATGCCGGGAATGTTTGGAACACAGGTGAAAATAGTACTCTTGTGGGAGGAGAATTTAGTAAAGATTTTATGAACGAACTTGGGATTGGTACCGGCTTTGGTTTAAGGGTAGATATTCAAAGTTTTGTGATTCGGGTAGATTTGGCCGCGCCTTTACACGATCCTTCTTTACAGGAAGGTGAGCGTTGGGAATTTGATTACGCAAATCCCGTGCTTAATTTTGCCATTGGTTATCCCTTCTAA
- a CDS encoding OmpA/MotB family protein — MKRTIAVTVLAATMLSSCVSKKKYVTLEEELNDTRSTLQKTQVEKEEIEEKFARIEERVADYNSKINSLREENDSKMEMNDLTVMSNNNKTQMRATIAKMDPKKVSGAETLEDSINLAVSHNLKSNISEGADDEDIDITVDETVVMINVSDKLLFGSGSYRVSNNAQPLLKKLAEVINSEPAMEVMIEGHTDDRTMVEGSYIQDNWDLSVRRATSIVRILQDKYNVAPEKLIAAGRSSYQPLVDNTNNDNRSKNRRTRIVIIPNLDKFFAMLESE; from the coding sequence ATGAAAAGAACAATCGCTGTAACCGTTTTAGCCGCAACAATGCTAAGCTCGTGTGTTTCTAAGAAAAAATACGTGACTTTAGAGGAAGAATTAAACGATACCCGAAGCACGTTGCAAAAAACTCAGGTAGAAAAAGAAGAAATTGAAGAAAAATTTGCACGTATTGAAGAGCGTGTAGCAGATTACAATTCAAAAATTAATTCTTTACGCGAAGAGAATGATAGTAAGATGGAGATGAACGATCTTACTGTGATGTCTAATAATAACAAGACCCAGATGCGGGCAACAATCGCAAAAATGGATCCTAAGAAAGTATCGGGTGCCGAAACTTTAGAAGATTCTATTAACCTTGCAGTTTCGCACAATCTAAAAAGCAATATTTCTGAAGGAGCTGACGATGAAGATATTGATATTACTGTAGATGAAACTGTAGTAATGATTAATGTTTCAGATAAATTATTATTTGGAAGCGGAAGCTACCGTGTATCTAACAATGCTCAACCTTTACTAAAAAAGCTTGCTGAAGTAATAAACTCTGAACCTGCAATGGAAGTAATGATTGAAGGCCATACCGACGATCGTACTATGGTAGAAGGATCTTACATCCAGGATAACTGGGATTTAAGTGTAAGAAGAGCAACTTCAATTGTTAGAATACTTCAGGACAAGTATAATGTAGCACCAGAAAAACTTATCGCAGCAGGTAGAAGTAGCTACCAACCTTTGGTAGATAATACCAATAACGATAACAGATCAAAAAACAGAAGAACCAGGATTGTAATTATACCAAACCTGGATAAATTCTTTGCGATGTTGGAATCTGAATAA